In Deinococcus proteolyticus MRP, a single genomic region encodes these proteins:
- a CDS encoding M14 family zinc carboxypeptidase, whose product MKKMFGMVSLLTAGLTLSACSSTAPAPATGSPAQEPAAAPARTPATEAECAAFDRSPSGEVFARVDYTDIEDAFKVAISFEPWEFNREQKFLTLAVTQEQFEQLRASGEQLGFRVSIDEQLTEQQSALARGEGLGAQAISGQYPCFRTVQETYAAAQSIVQRYPNLATWRSFGQTANGNPIYELVLTNKSVGGTKPKVMFNSALHAREYATAELNLRFAERLVAGYGVDPDITWMLDSQEFHLILMTNPDGRAKAEQGQLWRKNVNTRFCPTSKPGVDLNRNFAVRWNTGGSSADPCNETFRGPSAGSEAETQALQNLMKANFPDRRSDSLDAAAPLDTAGIYIDIHSYSRLNLWPWGSVQQSPANGAALENLGRKFSYYNGHDPMQAIGLYPTSGSTDEYLYGTLGVAAFTFELGDAFFENCSRFTSDILPRNLNALMYAAKVARAPYQLAGGPDTVNVALSGTTLSATVTDTQAVGASAQGIRSAEYFIDTPPWAGGTAIPMTAADGSFGSTSEAVRASVNTAGLSQGRHLIYMRGTDSGGNTGPVSAVFLDVGGTSPAPTPPAGNTYTGTVSSGTSSYQPGTGGFSSTGGTLRGQLSGPSGTDFDLYLQKLSGGSWTTVARSELETSSESITYAAASGTYRWQVYAYSGSGSYTLTEQR is encoded by the coding sequence ATGAAAAAGATGTTTGGAATGGTCAGCCTGCTGACCGCTGGCCTGACGCTGTCTGCCTGCTCCAGCACCGCACCCGCACCTGCGACCGGTTCCCCGGCCCAGGAGCCTGCCGCAGCCCCGGCCCGTACACCGGCCACCGAAGCGGAGTGTGCGGCGTTTGACCGCAGTCCGAGCGGTGAAGTGTTCGCGCGGGTGGACTACACCGATATCGAGGACGCCTTCAAGGTGGCCATCAGCTTCGAGCCGTGGGAGTTCAACCGCGAGCAGAAGTTCCTGACCCTGGCCGTGACCCAGGAGCAGTTCGAGCAGCTGCGGGCCAGCGGCGAGCAGCTGGGGTTCCGGGTCAGCATCGACGAGCAGCTGACCGAGCAGCAGTCGGCCCTGGCACGCGGAGAGGGCCTGGGCGCCCAGGCCATCAGCGGGCAGTATCCGTGCTTCCGCACCGTGCAGGAAACCTACGCCGCCGCGCAGAGCATCGTGCAGCGGTATCCCAACCTGGCGACCTGGCGCTCCTTTGGACAGACGGCGAACGGCAACCCCATCTATGAACTGGTGCTGACCAACAAATCGGTCGGCGGCACCAAGCCGAAGGTGATGTTCAACTCGGCGCTGCACGCCCGCGAGTACGCCACCGCCGAGCTGAACCTGCGCTTTGCCGAGCGGCTGGTGGCCGGCTACGGCGTAGACCCGGACATCACTTGGATGCTGGACAGCCAGGAATTCCACCTGATTCTGATGACCAACCCCGACGGCCGCGCCAAGGCCGAGCAGGGCCAGCTGTGGCGCAAGAATGTGAACACCCGCTTTTGCCCTACCTCCAAGCCGGGCGTGGACCTCAACCGCAATTTCGCGGTCCGCTGGAACACCGGCGGCTCCAGTGCAGACCCCTGCAACGAAACCTTCAGGGGCCCCAGCGCCGGCAGCGAAGCCGAAACCCAGGCCCTGCAGAACCTGATGAAGGCCAACTTCCCCGACCGCCGCTCGGACAGCCTGGACGCCGCCGCACCGCTGGACACTGCCGGCATCTACATCGACATTCACTCGTACTCGCGGCTGAACCTGTGGCCCTGGGGCTCGGTGCAGCAGAGCCCGGCCAACGGCGCCGCGCTGGAGAACCTGGGCCGCAAATTCTCCTACTACAACGGGCACGACCCTATGCAGGCCATCGGTCTGTATCCCACCTCGGGCAGCACCGACGAGTACCTGTACGGCACCCTGGGCGTGGCCGCGTTCACCTTCGAGCTGGGAGACGCCTTTTTCGAGAACTGCAGCCGGTTCACCAGCGACATCCTGCCGCGCAACCTGAACGCGCTGATGTACGCCGCCAAGGTGGCCCGCGCCCCCTACCAGCTGGCCGGCGGCCCCGACACTGTGAACGTGGCGCTCAGCGGCACCACCCTGAGCGCCACCGTGACCGATACCCAGGCGGTGGGCGCCAGCGCACAGGGCATTCGCAGCGCCGAATACTTTATCGACACCCCGCCCTGGGCCGGCGGCACCGCTATTCCCATGACCGCCGCCGACGGGTCGTTTGGTTCCACCAGTGAAGCGGTGCGCGCTTCTGTCAACACGGCTGGCCTGAGCCAGGGCCGCCACCTTATCTACATGCGCGGCACCGATTCGGGCGGCAACACCGGGCCGGTCAGCGCCGTGTTCCTGGATGTGGGCGGCACCAGCCCTGCGCCCACGCCGCCCGCCGGCAACACCTACACCGGCACCGTCAGCAGCGGCACCAGCTCGTACCAGCCGGGCACGGGCGGGTTCAGCTCCACCGGCGGCACCCTGCGCGGCCAGCTGAGCGGCCCCAGCGGCACCGACTTTGACCTGTACCTGCAGAAACTCAGCGGCGGCAGCTGGACCACGGTGGCCCGCAGCGAACTGGAAACGTCCAGCGAAAGCATCACCTATGCAGCGGCAAGCGGCACCTACCGCTGGCAGGTGTACGCCTACAGCGGCAGCGGCAGCTACACCCTGACCGAGCAGCGCTAA
- a CDS encoding rhodanese-like domain-containing protein produces the protein MSLPDPEATLIDLRPQELRFAEPLERLLPGRRVQAVTLAAIEQGQHGLSAADGPAVVLCERGVRSPLAARFLQADGLSAEAYPGGVPALKRALLAQAAPQE, from the coding sequence ATGTCCCTGCCCGACCCCGAGGCCACCCTGATAGACCTGCGCCCCCAGGAACTGCGCTTTGCCGAGCCGCTGGAACGTCTGCTGCCGGGGCGCCGCGTGCAGGCCGTGACTCTGGCCGCCATCGAACAGGGCCAGCATGGCCTGAGCGCGGCCGACGGGCCTGCCGTGGTGCTGTGCGAACGGGGCGTGCGTTCCCCGCTGGCCGCCCGCTTTTTGCAGGCCGATGGCCTCAGCGCCGAAGCGTATCCCGGTGGCGTGCCGGCCCTGAAGCGGGCGCTGCTGGCCCAGGCCGCGCCGCAGGAATAG
- a CDS encoding rhodanese-like domain-containing protein, translating to MPIGEMNPADAHQRLAGNDYQLIDVREPDEFADVHAEGAVNIPLSQFAERYHEIPQGPQTVLICRSGARSMQAAQFLAQNGYDETRLHNLTGGTNDWVAQDLPHLRPGSGE from the coding sequence ATGCCTATCGGAGAAATGAATCCTGCCGACGCCCACCAGCGGCTGGCCGGCAACGACTACCAGCTGATTGACGTGCGCGAGCCGGACGAGTTCGCGGATGTTCACGCCGAGGGAGCGGTGAATATTCCCCTCAGCCAGTTCGCGGAGCGCTACCACGAGATTCCCCAGGGCCCCCAGACGGTGCTGATTTGCCGCAGCGGCGCACGCTCCATGCAAGCGGCGCAGTTCCTGGCTCAGAACGGCTACGACGAAACCCGCCTGCACAACCTGACGGGCGGCACCAACGACTGGGTGGCGCAAGACCTGCCCCACCTGCGCCCCGGAAGCGGAGAATAA
- a CDS encoding metal-sulfur cluster assembly factor, translating into MPTKEQVLEALKIVKDPEIPVNVVDLGLIYDVEIMPSGRVEVTMTLTSVGCPVQDLIRADAEMAVGRLDGVTEVSVEFVWTPPWTMEMMTEDGKRQMRMFGFNV; encoded by the coding sequence CTGCCCACCAAAGAGCAGGTGCTCGAAGCCCTCAAAATCGTCAAGGACCCGGAAATCCCGGTCAACGTGGTGGACCTGGGCCTGATCTACGACGTAGAAATCATGCCTTCAGGGCGTGTGGAAGTCACCATGACCCTGACCAGCGTGGGCTGCCCGGTGCAGGATCTGATTCGCGCCGACGCCGAGATGGCCGTGGGCCGCCTGGACGGCGTGACCGAAGTGAGCGTCGAGTTCGTCTGGACGCCGCCCTGGACCATGGAAATGATGACCGAAGACGGCAAGCGCCAGATGCGGATGTTCGGTTTCAACGTCTGA
- a CDS encoding zinc metallopeptidase, which yields MDPMMYSTGGGSSYMPLILGLMVLSFVVQFWLKNVYGKWMNVQNSSGLTGAEIARRMLDDAGLQHVPVKMTPGELSDHYDPIKDEVYLSEANFRLPSVAGAAVAAHEVGHAIQDKISMPALVARGKMAVPLSIGSNLAPWMVLAGLFLSIPPLVWVGVVLFGGALLFHLITLPVEFDASRRALAYLRSNGIVSGGAESNGAQKVLTAAALTYVLAFAMALAQFLHFLGLARSND from the coding sequence ATGGACCCGATGATGTATAGCACTGGCGGTGGCAGCTCCTACATGCCCCTGATTCTGGGCTTGATGGTGCTGTCGTTTGTGGTGCAGTTCTGGCTGAAAAACGTGTACGGCAAGTGGATGAACGTGCAGAACAGCTCCGGCCTGACCGGCGCCGAAATTGCCCGCCGCATGCTCGACGACGCCGGCTTGCAGCACGTACCGGTCAAAATGACCCCCGGTGAACTGAGCGACCACTACGACCCCATCAAGGACGAGGTGTACCTCAGCGAAGCCAACTTCCGCCTGCCCAGCGTGGCGGGTGCCGCCGTGGCCGCGCACGAGGTGGGCCACGCCATTCAGGACAAAATCAGCATGCCGGCCCTGGTGGCCCGCGGCAAGATGGCCGTGCCCCTGAGCATTGGCAGCAACCTGGCCCCGTGGATGGTGCTGGCCGGCCTGTTCCTGAGCATTCCGCCGCTGGTCTGGGTGGGTGTGGTTCTGTTCGGCGGCGCGCTGCTGTTCCACCTGATTACCCTGCCGGTGGAGTTCGATGCCAGCCGCCGTGCCCTGGCCTACCTGCGCTCCAACGGCATCGTGAGTGGTGGCGCTGAGAGCAACGGTGCCCAGAAGGTGCTGACCGCCGCCGCGCTGACCTACGTGCTGGCCTTTGCGATGGCCCTGGCGCAGTTCCTGCACTTCCTGGGTCTGGCCCGCAGCAACGACTGA
- a CDS encoding stage V sporulation protein S gives MQLKVASHSAPKALAGAVSGLLRETPQVELQAVGPQAVNQAVKALAIARGYLEGDGIDLIVQPAFAPAQQGGVQMLLLVTAIRRL, from the coding sequence ATGCAGCTTAAGGTCGCTTCCCATTCCGCGCCCAAGGCGCTGGCCGGTGCGGTCTCCGGCCTGCTGCGCGAGACCCCGCAGGTGGAACTCCAAGCAGTAGGGCCGCAGGCGGTCAATCAGGCGGTCAAGGCGCTGGCCATCGCACGCGGCTACCTTGAAGGCGACGGAATTGACCTGATTGTGCAGCCTGCTTTCGCCCCGGCGCAGCAGGGCGGCGTGCAGATGTTGTTGCTGGTCACCGCCATTCGCCGGCTCTGA
- a CDS encoding aminotransferase class V-fold PLP-dependent enzyme has translation MTDPATPTPSAPQQSAVQHPPPAPSHPCPDPGGLQEFSVVYTDRALNHMSQAFQGVMRDLSADLKAVYGADAVAVIPGSGTSGMEAVVAQLAQDAHCLVIRSGWFSYRWTQIFERSRLPAAVTVLQARPQVAQGVQQLYAPVPIKEAVETIRRERPALVFAPHVETSAGLILPDSYIRALAGAAHEVGGLLVIDAIASGCVWLDMRELGIDILISAPQKGWSSTPCAGLVMLSGAARARVEATESVSFSLDLKKWLSIMGAYETGGHAYHATMPTDGLRQLRGTVREMREFGLDRAQAAQWELGRQVRQLLEEAGFPSVAAPGFQAPGVVVCYTDREDIRTGRAFAQAGLQIAAGVPLQCGEGEDFSTFRTGLFGLDKLRDVPGTVARFRQGLSQVLAAR, from the coding sequence ATGACTGACCCTGCCACACCGACGCCTTCAGCGCCCCAACAGTCAGCTGTCCAGCACCCACCACCTGCGCCTTCCCATCCCTGTCCCGACCCCGGTGGCCTGCAGGAATTCTCGGTGGTCTACACCGACCGCGCCCTCAACCACATGTCGCAGGCGTTTCAGGGCGTGATGCGTGACCTGTCGGCCGACCTGAAGGCGGTGTACGGCGCAGACGCGGTGGCCGTCATTCCCGGCTCGGGGACATCGGGCATGGAGGCGGTGGTTGCCCAGCTGGCCCAGGACGCCCACTGCCTGGTGATTCGCAGCGGCTGGTTCAGCTACCGCTGGACGCAGATTTTTGAGCGCAGTCGCCTGCCGGCCGCCGTGACCGTGTTGCAGGCCCGTCCTCAGGTTGCACAGGGTGTGCAGCAGCTCTACGCCCCGGTGCCCATCAAGGAGGCGGTGGAAACCATTCGGCGCGAGCGGCCGGCGCTGGTCTTCGCGCCGCATGTCGAAACGTCGGCGGGGCTGATTTTGCCGGACAGCTATATCCGGGCGCTGGCCGGCGCCGCGCACGAGGTGGGCGGCCTGCTGGTGATAGACGCCATCGCTTCAGGCTGCGTGTGGCTGGACATGCGCGAGCTGGGCATCGACATCCTGATTTCGGCCCCGCAAAAGGGCTGGAGCAGCACGCCGTGCGCCGGTCTGGTGATGCTGAGCGGGGCTGCCCGCGCCCGCGTGGAAGCCACCGAATCGGTCAGCTTCAGCCTGGACCTGAAAAAGTGGCTGAGCATCATGGGCGCTTACGAGACGGGTGGGCACGCTTATCACGCCACCATGCCTACCGACGGTCTGCGCCAGCTGCGCGGCACGGTCCGCGAGATGCGGGAGTTCGGGCTAGACCGGGCCCAGGCCGCGCAGTGGGAACTGGGCCGGCAGGTGCGCCAGCTGCTGGAAGAGGCCGGTTTTCCCAGCGTGGCGGCCCCCGGCTTCCAGGCGCCCGGCGTGGTGGTCTGCTACACGGACCGGGAGGACATCCGCACTGGGCGGGCCTTTGCCCAGGCCGGGCTGCAGATTGCGGCGGGCGTGCCGCTGCAGTGCGGCGAGGGCGAGGATTTTTCCACCTTCCGCACCGGGCTGTTCGGCCTGGACAAACTGCGCGACGTGCCCGGCACTGTGGCCCGCTTCCGTCAGGGCCTGAGCCAGGTGCTGGCCGCCCGGTGA
- the aceB gene encoding malate synthase A, whose translation MTQTARQATGHIRFQPHPQAEQVLTPQALEFLSELHRRFGARRRELLQAREDRQQRLDAGELPDFLPHTAGVRAGDWRIRPLPADLQDRRVEITGPVDRKMVINALNSGARAFMADFEDASSPTWANCLEGQVNLMDANRGDIQLEQGGKTYRLNATTATLMVRPRGLHLDEKHAALDGEPLSGSLFDFGLYTLHNAHERAAQGTGLYFYLPKLESHLEARWWNDVFTFTEEHLGLDSGTIRATVLIETITAAFEMDEILYELRGHSAGLNCGRWDYIFSFIKKFRSRSDKILPDRAAVSMATPMMQNYSRLAIQTCHRRGAPAIGGMSAFIPVKGDEARNAAAFEQVRLDKEREAVNGHDGTWVAHPGMVALATEVFDRLMPAPNQIDSDKQRDLHVTAADLLTPPPGDITDAGVNTNVDVSLQYIAAWLDGRGAVPIHGLMEDAATAEISRAQLWQWRRHGQQTTEGTPVTAEHLGDLIDAHTRRLSAEQPERAGRLAEAAELLRELVLQEHFGDFLTLPGYRRLA comes from the coding sequence TTGACACAGACCGCCCGCCAGGCCACCGGCCACATCCGCTTTCAGCCCCATCCGCAGGCAGAGCAGGTGCTGACCCCGCAGGCGCTGGAGTTCCTGAGCGAGCTGCACCGCCGCTTCGGCGCCCGCCGCCGCGAACTGCTGCAGGCCCGCGAGGACCGTCAGCAGCGGCTGGACGCCGGCGAACTGCCGGACTTTCTGCCGCATACCGCCGGCGTCCGCGCCGGGGACTGGCGCATTCGCCCGCTGCCTGCCGACCTGCAAGACCGCCGGGTGGAAATCACTGGCCCGGTGGACCGCAAGATGGTCATCAACGCGCTGAACAGCGGCGCGAGGGCCTTCATGGCCGACTTCGAGGACGCGAGCAGCCCCACCTGGGCCAACTGCCTGGAAGGCCAGGTCAACCTGATGGACGCCAACCGCGGCGACATCCAACTGGAGCAGGGCGGCAAGACCTACCGCCTGAACGCCACCACCGCCACCCTGATGGTGCGCCCCCGTGGGCTGCACCTGGACGAGAAGCACGCTGCTCTGGACGGCGAGCCCCTCAGCGGCAGTCTGTTCGACTTCGGGCTGTACACGCTGCACAACGCGCACGAACGTGCAGCGCAGGGCACAGGGCTGTACTTTTACCTTCCCAAGCTGGAAAGCCACCTCGAAGCGCGCTGGTGGAACGACGTGTTCACCTTCACCGAGGAGCACCTAGGCCTGGACAGCGGCACCATCCGCGCCACGGTGCTGATCGAGACCATCACCGCCGCCTTCGAGATGGACGAAATCCTCTACGAACTGCGCGGACACTCGGCCGGGCTGAACTGCGGGCGCTGGGACTACATCTTCAGCTTTATCAAGAAGTTCCGCAGCCGCAGCGACAAGATTCTGCCCGACCGCGCCGCCGTCAGCATGGCGACCCCGATGATGCAGAACTACTCCAGGCTGGCCATCCAGACCTGCCACAGGCGCGGCGCTCCAGCCATCGGGGGCATGAGTGCATTTATTCCAGTCAAGGGCGACGAGGCCAGGAATGCGGCGGCCTTTGAGCAGGTGCGCCTCGACAAGGAGCGCGAGGCGGTCAACGGCCACGACGGCACCTGGGTCGCCCACCCCGGCATGGTGGCCCTGGCAACCGAGGTCTTCGACCGGCTGATGCCCGCGCCCAACCAGATTGACTCGGACAAGCAGCGGGACCTGCATGTCACCGCCGCCGACCTGCTCACCCCGCCGCCGGGCGACATCACCGACGCAGGCGTGAACACCAACGTGGACGTGAGCCTGCAGTACATCGCCGCCTGGCTGGACGGCCGCGGCGCAGTGCCGATTCACGGCCTGATGGAAGACGCGGCCACCGCCGAAATCAGCCGGGCGCAGCTGTGGCAGTGGCGCCGCCACGGCCAGCAGACCACCGAGGGCACGCCGGTCACGGCTGAGCACCTCGGAGACCTGATAGACGCGCACACCCGCCGCCTGAGCGCCGAGCAGCCGGAGCGCGCCGGCCGGCTGGCCGAAGCCGCCGAGCTGCTGCGGGAGCTGGTGCTTCAAGAGCACTTCGGGGACTTCCTGACCCTGCCCGGCTACCGGCGCCTGGCCTGA
- the aceA gene encoding isocitrate lyase, with the protein MTQNKFTTTAADLQQEWATADRWQGIQRNYSAEDVVRLRGSLPIEHSLARSGAEKLWQGMHTEPFINALGALTGNQAMQQVKAGLKAIYLSGWQVAGDANNAGQMYPDQSLYPASSVPDVVRRINNTLRRADQIQTSEGQGDTDYFVPIVADAEAGFGGPLNAFELMKAMIEAGAAGVHFEDQLASEKKCGHLGGKVLVPTSQFIRTLNAARLAADVSGVPTVLIARTDADAANLLTSDIDENDRPFCTGERTPEGFFYVNPGIEQAISRALAYAPYADVIWCETSTPNLEDAKRFAEAVHAQFPGKLLAYNCSPSFNWKKNLDDETIAKFQVELGRMGYKFQFITLAGFHALNYSMFDLAHGYARKQMSAFVELQEKEFASADRGFTAVRHQREVGTGYFDLVSQAAGGGQSSTTALAGSTEAEQFGSHDRELAGAHD; encoded by the coding sequence ATGACCCAGAACAAGTTCACCACGACCGCCGCCGACCTGCAGCAGGAATGGGCCACCGCCGACCGCTGGCAGGGCATCCAGCGCAACTACTCCGCCGAGGACGTGGTGCGGCTGCGCGGCAGCCTGCCTATCGAGCATTCGCTGGCCCGCAGCGGCGCAGAGAAGCTGTGGCAGGGCATGCACACCGAGCCCTTTATCAACGCGCTGGGCGCCCTGACCGGCAACCAGGCCATGCAGCAGGTCAAAGCGGGCCTCAAGGCCATCTATCTCTCGGGCTGGCAGGTGGCCGGCGACGCCAACAACGCCGGGCAGATGTACCCCGACCAGAGCCTCTACCCCGCCAGCTCGGTGCCGGACGTGGTCAGGCGCATCAACAACACCTTGCGCCGCGCCGACCAGATTCAGACCAGCGAGGGCCAGGGCGACACCGACTACTTTGTGCCCATCGTGGCCGACGCTGAGGCAGGCTTCGGTGGCCCCCTGAACGCCTTCGAGCTGATGAAGGCCATGATTGAAGCGGGCGCCGCCGGCGTTCACTTCGAAGACCAGCTCGCTTCCGAGAAGAAGTGCGGTCACCTGGGCGGCAAGGTGCTGGTGCCCACCTCTCAATTCATCCGCACCCTGAACGCCGCCCGCCTGGCCGCTGACGTAAGCGGCGTGCCCACCGTGCTGATTGCCCGCACCGACGCCGACGCCGCCAATCTGCTGACCAGCGACATCGACGAGAACGACCGGCCCTTTTGCACCGGCGAGCGCACCCCGGAAGGCTTCTTCTACGTGAACCCCGGCATCGAGCAGGCCATCAGCCGCGCCCTGGCCTACGCACCCTACGCCGACGTCATCTGGTGCGAAACCAGCACCCCCAACCTGGAAGACGCCAAGCGGTTTGCCGAGGCCGTCCACGCGCAGTTCCCCGGCAAGCTGCTGGCCTACAACTGCTCGCCTTCGTTCAACTGGAAAAAGAACCTGGACGACGAGACCATCGCCAAGTTCCAGGTCGAACTGGGCCGGATGGGCTACAAGTTCCAGTTCATCACCCTGGCCGGCTTCCACGCGCTGAATTACTCCATGTTCGACCTGGCCCACGGCTACGCCCGCAAGCAGATGAGCGCCTTCGTGGAACTGCAGGAAAAGGAGTTCGCTTCCGCCGACCGTGGCTTTACCGCCGTGCGCCACCAGCGCGAAGTGGGCACCGGCTACTTCGACCTGGTCTCCCAGGCCGCCGGCGGCGGTCAGAGCAGCACCACCGCCCTGGCCGGCAGCACCGAAGCCGAGCAGTTCGGCAGCCATGACCGGGAACTGGCAGGGGCGCACGACTGA
- the acs gene encoding acetate--CoA ligase, with translation MTHSQQGGIEHIMATEARIPVPEAFAQQANVTAEQYREWYRESVESPDTFWDARARDFHWFTPYTQVLDWQPPFARWFVGGETNLSYNALDRHVEAGRGDKRALVWEGEGGDVREYSYAQLLEEVARTAAALTRLGVKKGDRVTIYLPMIPEATISMLACARIGAPHSVVFGGFAAGAVADRLMASGSEFVITADGGWRKGELVPLKPAVDEAARLAAAQGQPVRGVLVVQHAGQNIPMQPGRDHWWHEARGEDTQEAVPVDSEHPLFLLYTSGSTGKPKGILHTTGGYMVNVALTTHAIFDLKDSDLFWCTADVGWITGHSYSTYGPLLLGQSIFMYEGAHNHPDWGRFWDMVERHRITVLYTAPTAIRSFMRHGDETPAQYDLSSLRLLGSVGEPINPQAWHWYRRVIGGDRCPVVDTWWQTETGAVMLTTLPGVHAAEPGTAGVPMFGIVPAILNQQGEELPADEGGFLTIRQPWPSMLRTVYGDDERFRRSYYGEIEGVYFAGDGARRSEDGYVTVLGRVDDVLNVSGHRLSTAEVESALVAHPQVAEAAVVGRPDEMKGESIFAFVLPQEGETPDAAELRAYVSRQLGKVARPDHIVVAPALPKTRSGKIMRRFLRQIAAGRTIEGDTSTLDDPGVLKRLAETPVQ, from the coding sequence ATGACCCATTCCCAACAGGGCGGCATCGAGCACATCATGGCTACGGAGGCCCGCATCCCGGTTCCCGAAGCCTTCGCGCAGCAGGCCAACGTGACTGCGGAGCAGTACCGCGAGTGGTACCGCGAATCGGTGGAGAGCCCGGACACCTTCTGGGACGCCCGCGCACGGGACTTTCACTGGTTTACGCCCTATACGCAGGTGCTGGACTGGCAGCCCCCCTTTGCCCGCTGGTTTGTAGGCGGCGAAACCAACCTGTCCTACAACGCGCTGGACCGGCATGTGGAGGCCGGGCGCGGGGACAAGCGGGCACTGGTCTGGGAAGGTGAAGGCGGCGACGTGCGCGAGTACTCCTACGCGCAGCTGCTTGAGGAGGTGGCCCGCACGGCCGCCGCGCTGACCCGGCTAGGCGTGAAAAAAGGTGACCGGGTCACCATCTACCTGCCCATGATTCCCGAAGCCACCATCAGCATGCTGGCCTGCGCCCGCATCGGGGCGCCGCACTCGGTGGTGTTCGGCGGCTTTGCGGCCGGCGCGGTTGCCGATCGCCTGATGGCCTCGGGCAGCGAGTTCGTGATTACGGCCGACGGAGGGTGGCGCAAGGGTGAGCTGGTGCCGCTCAAGCCCGCAGTGGACGAAGCCGCGCGGCTGGCTGCGGCCCAGGGTCAGCCGGTACGCGGGGTGCTGGTGGTGCAGCACGCCGGACAAAACATTCCCATGCAGCCGGGCCGCGACCACTGGTGGCACGAGGCACGCGGGGAGGACACCCAGGAAGCCGTTCCCGTGGACAGCGAACATCCACTGTTCTTGCTGTACACCTCCGGCAGCACCGGCAAACCCAAGGGCATCCTGCACACCACGGGCGGCTACATGGTGAACGTGGCGCTGACCACCCACGCCATCTTCGACCTCAAGGACAGCGACCTGTTCTGGTGCACGGCCGACGTGGGCTGGATTACCGGGCACAGCTACTCCACCTACGGGCCGCTGCTGCTGGGCCAGAGCATCTTCATGTACGAGGGCGCCCACAACCACCCCGACTGGGGCCGCTTCTGGGACATGGTGGAGCGCCACCGCATCACCGTGCTGTACACCGCGCCCACCGCCATCCGCTCGTTCATGCGCCACGGCGACGAAACGCCCGCGCAGTACGACCTGAGCAGCCTGCGCTTGCTGGGCAGCGTGGGCGAACCGATCAACCCGCAGGCCTGGCACTGGTACCGCCGGGTCATCGGCGGGGACCGCTGCCCGGTGGTGGACACCTGGTGGCAGACCGAAACCGGGGCCGTCATGCTGACCACGCTGCCGGGCGTTCACGCCGCGGAACCGGGCACAGCCGGAGTGCCCATGTTCGGTATTGTCCCGGCCATCCTGAACCAGCAGGGCGAGGAGCTGCCGGCAGACGAGGGCGGCTTCCTGACCATCCGTCAGCCCTGGCCCTCCATGCTGCGGACCGTATACGGCGACGACGAGCGCTTTCGCCGCAGCTACTACGGCGAAATTGAGGGCGTGTACTTCGCCGGCGACGGGGCCCGCCGCTCCGAAGACGGCTATGTGACCGTGCTAGGCCGGGTGGACGACGTGCTGAACGTATCCGGCCACCGCCTCAGCACCGCCGAAGTGGAGTCGGCCCTGGTGGCACACCCGCAGGTGGCCGAAGCTGCCGTGGTAGGCCGGCCCGACGAGATGAAGGGCGAGAGCATCTTTGCCTTTGTGCTGCCGCAGGAGGGCGAAACCCCCGACGCTGCCGAGCTGCGCGCCTATGTCAGCCGGCAGCTGGGCAAGGTGGCCCGCCCCGACCACATCGTGGTGGCCCCGGCCCTGCCCAAGACCCGCAGCGGCAAGATCATGCGCCGCTTCCTGCGCCAGATTGCGGCTGGCAGGACCATTGAGGGCGACACCTCCACCCTGGACGACCCCGGCGTGCTAAAGCGGCTGGCCGAGACGCCGGTGCAGTGA